TCTTTTGGCAGTTATTGTGCTGCTTAATGAGCTTTTTGAGTTGTTGTTTAGTCAAATTTAAGACGAATTGAGGATGTGCAAATAAATTGATAAGCCTTAAGTTAGGAATATTATAGTTGTGCTTCACTAAGTCTTGAAGTGACGGGAATACTTGAGATAGCCTCTCTTTAAGTCTCGTTTTTAATTTAGTTAAATCGTCCTCAATACGCATGATTAAACGTGTGTAACTCTTTCTCTCAATATCTTCATCTGAAGTGTGATGAATAATGTATTTTTCATCTAGTGTAAAGCCTAAATGAGCGAGTTTATGTGCATCCACCTTATCTGTCTTATATCTTCTTAATGACTTCATCTTAAAGTGTGCTTCTAAGGGGTTTATACAAATATGTTTAATATTATGATTGATACAAAATTGACGAATAATTGTTGAATAAACACCTGTTGCTTCGAATATCAATAACTTATCTTCAAAACATTTTAAATATGTGTAGAACTGAAGTAAGTTCTTTGAATCATAGAATAAGTCCAATTCTTTAACGAATGTTTCATCTTCATAATGGGCCACAAATGCCGATGCTTTACTGATATCAATACCAAAAATATGCATAAAATGCCTCCTTAATTAAGTCTTGAGATAAGCAAACCTTCACCCTTAATCCTTAATCACTTTATTTTCTTACACGACTTCTAGAGCCTACATATTGAAACAAAATTCATAAGGGAGTGAAGCCAATCAGTTTCCTAACGAATTTTAAATCCACGCGAAGCTCGATTTAACTTCTCTCAACTACCTATTATAAAAAATAAGTAGTGAAGAAACTATCGTCATAATTTCTTCACTACTATCTTAATATGTTTCCTAGGGGCTGAGGGGAGGTTGTGACAAAAGCGCTTAGGATTTGAGCAGAACCCCGAGCGATGAGCAAAATTGATTTCCAAATTTTGCCGAAATCGCGGGAGTTCTGTCGAAAATCCTGCTTTTGGAACACCGTTTATTGATTCCCAGCGCACCCATTCATTGTGGATTTTGGGAGCAGTACAGAAATCTCATGTGTAACAAAGATTTCGTCGTACTGCCCCCGCAAGGCTGACTAGACTTCTCAAAAGTGTATACGTTGAGAAGTCAGACAGCTACTGCGATAAACAGCAACCACTATTAAAGTTAAGAAGCGACTGTCAGCAGTATGCACGCATTCCCTCAGGAGTCTCAGCCTTCTGGGCAATCTTATATCAAATACACAGAACTGAAGGCAAGTTTATGAAATCAAGAAAACAATAGCATCAATTTTTATCCCATTCACGCTCATTTTCCGACCGTTTTAAAGTCATTAATGAATATGCAATCTATGTATAGCTTGAAGCTTAATTTTTTCAAGCCCCATCCCTTGGTATACACAACAAAATATAGTAAAGGAGCTGAGGAATCTTAATATCCCAGCTCCAAGTAATATATGTTTCAATGTTTATTTTTTACTTCTTAATCGCTTTTGTCTGGCTATGAGGTCAAGTAATGGGCGATAATCATCGTCTATTAAGCCGGTGAATTCAACAATCAATTCAATCGTAATGACAATGAGGATGATCATTAAAAAGACGCCCCACGGTTGTGAGAGATATAGAATAATGCTCACGACACTAAACATAAATGCGATAGAATAAATTAAAATCACCGTTTGTCGATGCGTATAACCGAGCTCTAATAACTTGTGATGTAAGTGAGATTTATCGGCTTGCATAATATGTTGCCCTTTTTTAACCCGGCGAATCATCGCAAAGAGTGTATCAATAAATGGCACTGCTAAAATGACAATCGGGAAAAACAAGGAAATAAACGTAATATTTTTAAAACCGAGTAGTGATACGAAACCGATAATAAAACCGATACATAACGCGCCACTATCTCCCAAAAAGATTTTAGCTGGATGAAAATTGAAAGCAAGAAATCCAAAAAGTGAACCAATCAGAACACTACAAATCATAATGATAAAAATATTGCCTTGTAAAATCGCAATAAACGCAATCGTCACAAGCGCAATGACAGAGACGCCTGCTGCAAGTCCATCTAAGCCATCTATTAAGTTAATCGCATTCGTAATGGCTACAATCCAAAAAATGGTAATTGGGACACTTAACCATCCGAAGTAAATCGTTGGCCCAATTGGAATGGAAATAAAATCGATAGTCACGCCGTACGACACAACGACTAATGCCGCTGCAATTTGACCTATTAATTTAAGTATAGGCTTTAAGTCATATAAATCATCTATTAATCCAACAAAATACATAACAATTGCACCAAGTAATAGCGGCTTGATTTCTCGTTCAATCGGATGTCCAAGCCAAATTCCTATTAAGAAAGATAATAATATTGCCGTACCCCCAAGCATCGAAATGGGTTTAGTATGTATTTTACGGAAGTTGGGTTTATCTACAATATCTAGCTTTTTAGAAACGGCTATTACTATTGGTGTAACTATTAAACTGACTATCATCGAGACGCCAATGAGTGTTAAAGTATACATCAGTTCACCTACATTACACGGAATTTTTCTTCATTCGTCGTTCAACAACGGCAAGATGATTTGAAACAGTTAATGTCTCATTCATTCGCAATTAAACGACATCAGCACATCAGTTAAATACAAGACAACACACAATACACGATTATACATTAATTATTTTTTATTATGTCCGTGTTGCCAATATATTTATTTTACATTAAATTAAAAGCACATTAAACCCATCAATTAAATTGAATGATGTATGTATGTTTCATTTAAATAAACGCGTTGATAAGGTTAAAATACAGGTTTATTTTATCACATATTAGGACTCAAGTTCCTATAAAAACATTTTCAATCGCATAAATCTTTACACGTCATAAAAAATAATGACAAATTGTAACATTTCACATACAATAACTAATGGTAAAGAAAAGGAGTCGCTTAATTATGATTGAAGCTATTATTTATAATATTTCAGTGACAATCGCTGGAATATATTTATTTCATCGTCTTCAATACGCTGAATCTCATGACTTTAGATTCTCAAAAAGTTATATTACCGTATTGATGACTATTGTAGGGTTGTTACTTGCATTTCAACCTATTCCAATCGAAAACTATATGATTCAACTTTCTTTTGTCCCTTTACTCTTTTTAGGCCGATATACAAATTCATTTTACACAGTTTTCGCAGCAGTCATTATCGCGTTGGTCGGCTACTTTGTATTATCGACGACATTAACTTATGCTGTGTCGTTATTAGTCATTGCAGCTATTGTAAGTACAATTGGACCATTTCTCAAGCAAAATCATGTCGTTGCGATTCAAATCTTAAATATTTTAAGCATTATTATTTTAGCGATTATTGCAATGATCATGCCGTCATTTGATACCGTAGAAGTGCTCTATTTAATCCCTATTTCAATGATTGCAACATTAGTAACAGCCGTATTTTACGTCGACTTGCTCAGATTCTTCTCACTCATCGAACGTTATGAGAATGAAGATACTGTCGATTACTTAACCGGTTTAGGCAATGTAAAAGAATTTGACCGTCATTTAAACGAGATGGCACGCGTTGCAGAAGATGAACGCCAAAGTTTAGCGTTATTA
Above is a genomic segment from Staphylococcus delphini containing:
- a CDS encoding glycosyltransferase family 4 protein; this translates as MYTLTLIGVSMIVSLIVTPIVIAVSKKLDIVDKPNFRKIHTKPISMLGGTAILLSFLIGIWLGHPIEREIKPLLLGAIVMYFVGLIDDLYDLKPILKLIGQIAAALVVVSYGVTIDFISIPIGPTIYFGWLSVPITIFWIVAITNAINLIDGLDGLAAGVSVIALVTIAFIAILQGNIFIIMICSVLIGSLFGFLAFNFHPAKIFLGDSGALCIGFIIGFVSLLGFKNITFISLFFPIVILAVPFIDTLFAMIRRVKKGQHIMQADKSHLHHKLLELGYTHRQTVILIYSIAFMFSVVSIILYLSQPWGVFLMIILIVITIELIVEFTGLIDDDYRPLLDLIARQKRLRSKK
- the gdpS gene encoding GGDEF domain-containing protein GdpS, with product MIEAIIYNISVTIAGIYLFHRLQYAESHDFRFSKSYITVLMTIVGLLLAFQPIPIENYMIQLSFVPLLFLGRYTNSFYTVFAAVIIALVGYFVLSTTLTYAVSLLVIAAIVSTIGPFLKQNHVVAIQILNILSIIILAIIAMIMPSFDTVEVLYLIPISMIATLVTAVFYVDLLRFFSLIERYENEDTVDYLTGLGNVKEFDRHLNEMARVAEDERQSLALLLIDIDGFKDVNDAYTHHAGDAVLKQMSHLLQNYVPKKTRIFRNGGEEFSVVLRDCSLDECVKLAESIRKAVEKSNFHLPDKIVIKLSVSIGVGYMTSESHKSQRKLFKDADDMLHVAKNEGRNQVMFSPIISPK